In one window of Camelina sativa cultivar DH55 chromosome 15, Cs, whole genome shotgun sequence DNA:
- the LOC104746211 gene encoding NAC domain-containing protein 72-like, whose product MYINPIYVTLIIEKLLAVNLLRLLQEREENHSSYFCCLKLEDNKKMEDNLPPGFRFHPTDEELITHYLVRKVSDTGFTGKAVVDVDLNKCEPWDLPAKASMGEKEWYFFSQRDRKYPTGLRTNRATEAGYWKTTGKDKEIYRSGVLVGMKKTLVFYKGRAPKGEKSNWVMHEYRLESKQPFNPTNKEEWVVCRVFEKSTATKKAQEQQPQSSQPSFGSPCDANSSMANEFEDIEIPNLNSNSSTIDYNNHIHQYSQRNVYSEDNTEEWVVCRVFEKSTATKKAQEQQPQSSQPSFGSPCDANSSMANEFEDIEIPNLNSNSSTIDYNNHIHQYSQRNVYSEDNTTSTAGLNMNINMASTNLPSWTTSLLGPPLSPINSLLLKAFQIRNTYGFPKEMIPNFNPSTLQQQGASNIMQNGSSSAHVQPQPEEAFNMDSIW is encoded by the exons atgtatataaaccCCATCTATGTCACATTAATTATTGAAAAGCTTTTGGCAGTCAatctccttcgtcttcttcaagagagagaggagaaccattcttcatatttttgttgCCTCAAGttagaagacaacaaaaaaatggaagataatCTTCCTCCAGGGTTCAGATTTCATCCTACAGACGAGGAGCTCATAACGCATTATCTAGTTCGGAAAGTCTCCGATACAGGATTCACCGGTAAAGCTGTCGTCGACGTTGATCTTAACAAGTGTGAACCTTGGGATTTGCCAG CCAAGGCTTCAATGGGAGAGAAAGAATGGTATTTCTTCAGCCAAAGGGACCGGAAATATCCAACCGGTTTGAGGACAAACCGGGCAACAGAAGCCGGATATTGGAAAACCACCGGAAAAGATAAAGAGATATACCGAAGTGGAGTGTTGGTTGGGATgaagaaaaccctagttttctaCAAAGGAAGAGCTCCGAAAGGTGAGAAAAGCAATTGGGTTATGCATGAGTACAGACTTGAGAGCAAACAACCCTTCAACCCCACAAATAAG GAGGAATGGGTTGTATGTAGGGTATTCGAAAAGAGCACGGCAACGAAGAAAgcacaagaacaacaacctcaaTCTTCACAACCATCTTTTGGATCTCCATGCGATGCGAATTCATCAATGGCAAATGAATTTGAAGATATCGAGATTCCGAATTTGAATTCAAACTCATCAACCATCGATTACAATAATCATATCCATCAATATTCGCAACGCAATGTTTATTCAGAAGACAATACT GAGGAATGGGTTGTATGTAGGGTATTCGAAAAGAGCACGGCAACGAAGAAAgcacaagaacaacaacctcaaTCTTCACAACCATCTTTTGGATCTCCATGCGATGCGAATTCATCAATGGCAAATGAATTTGAAGATATCGAGATTCCGAATTTGAATTCAAACTCATCAACCATCGATTACAATAATCATATCCATCAATATTCGCAACGCAATGTTTATTCAGAAGACAATACTACAAGCACGGCTGGTCTCAACATGAACATCAACATGGCTAGTACGAATCTTCCTTCTTGGACAACAAGTCTACTTGGTCCGCCTTTATCTCCAATCAACTCTTTGTTGCTCAAGGCTTTCCAAATTAGGAACACTTATGGTTTCCCAAAAGAGATGATTCCCAATTTCAATCCGTCTACGCTTCAACAACAAGGAGCCTCCAATATTATGCAAAATGGTTCAAGTTCGGCTCACGTGCAACCACAACCGGAGGAAGCGTTTAATATGGACTCCATATGGTAA